In a genomic window of Occallatibacter riparius:
- a CDS encoding ParA family protein yields the protein MQVISFMNMKGGVGKTTLSVNVAYALAYFHKRKVLIVDGDPQFNASQYLMSTKAYLQHINDPKKGTLKEIFVPRKAAGVNTVTGLAKTVDKSKMSLNSCTCTIFDGGAGRGKLDLIPSTLSLIEIETSKRGTESKLKSYLKEKATGYDYVIIDCPPTISIFTQAAILASDKYLVPLKPDPLSVVGLPLLERWLEEYTDDAGMKIEPVGLVFTLVRGPLPAAMREAMEEVRATRKDEVFRDILSQATDVAKSVAHHEPVFRYNRNAKASAQILGITNELVERTAGV from the coding sequence ATGCAGGTGATCTCGTTTATGAACATGAAGGGCGGGGTGGGCAAAACCACACTCTCCGTAAACGTAGCCTACGCACTTGCGTACTTCCACAAGAGAAAGGTGCTAATCGTTGATGGCGATCCTCAATTCAACGCTTCTCAGTACCTCATGTCGACCAAAGCATACCTTCAGCACATAAACGATCCCAAAAAGGGAACGTTGAAGGAGATTTTCGTTCCGCGAAAGGCAGCAGGCGTTAACACCGTGACTGGCCTAGCTAAAACGGTCGACAAAAGCAAGATGAGCTTGAACTCATGTACCTGCACCATATTTGATGGGGGAGCCGGGCGAGGCAAACTGGACCTGATTCCATCGACACTGTCCCTCATCGAGATTGAGACGTCGAAGCGGGGCACTGAATCGAAGCTGAAGAGCTATCTTAAGGAGAAGGCGACGGGGTACGATTATGTAATCATCGATTGCCCGCCAACGATATCAATCTTCACTCAAGCTGCGATTCTCGCGAGCGACAAATATCTGGTGCCACTGAAACCTGATCCCCTTTCCGTGGTCGGACTGCCGCTTCTAGAACGCTGGCTAGAGGAATACACTGATGATGCTGGCATGAAGATAGAGCCTGTTGGGCTAGTGTTCACGCTTGTTCGCGGTCCACTTCCTGCAGCCATGCGTGAGGCCATGGAAGAGGTCCGCGCTACTCGAAAAGACGAGGTATTCCGGGATATCCTCAGCCAGGCTACCGACGTGGCGAAATCGGTTGCGCATCACGAGCCAGTCTTTAGGTACAACAGAAATGCCAAGGCATCGGCGCAGATTCTAGGCATCACAAACGAACTAGTTGAACGCACGGCAGGAGTCTGA
- a CDS encoding MBL fold metallo-hydrolase → MILETFPVGPLQCNCTILGDDAAGEAIVIDPGDDISRIHKRLTELGLKLKQILITHGHIDHVGGALKLKRLTGAPILLNENDLPQLNLMDKQAAWLGVTTPEVAPPDESLTDGMTVGLTSLPAQVLHTPGHTQGSVCLHFAPLNMVIAGDTLFAGSIGRTDLPGGDGAQIIRSIESRLLALPDDTRVIPGHGPATTIGDERESNPFLRGGWARM, encoded by the coding sequence ATGATTCTCGAGACGTTTCCGGTTGGGCCGCTGCAATGCAACTGCACGATTCTCGGCGATGACGCGGCCGGCGAGGCCATCGTCATCGATCCCGGAGACGACATCTCACGGATTCACAAGCGCCTGACTGAACTGGGGCTCAAGCTCAAGCAGATCCTCATTACGCATGGGCACATTGACCATGTGGGCGGCGCGCTGAAGCTGAAGCGGCTGACAGGGGCGCCGATTCTGCTGAACGAGAATGACCTACCCCAACTCAACCTGATGGACAAGCAGGCTGCCTGGCTGGGGGTGACAACGCCCGAGGTCGCCCCGCCGGATGAGAGCCTGACCGACGGAATGACGGTCGGACTCACTTCTCTTCCTGCGCAGGTGCTTCATACGCCGGGGCACACGCAGGGATCGGTCTGCCTGCACTTCGCGCCACTGAACATGGTGATTGCCGGCGATACGCTGTTTGCCGGAAGCATTGGGCGCACTGATTTGCCAGGGGGTGATGGGGCCCAGATCATCCGCTCGATTGAGTCGCGGCTGCTGGCGCTGCCGGATGACACGCGCGTGATTCCGGGGCATGGACCGGCCACCACCATCGGCGATGAGCGGGAGAGCAATCCGTTTTTGCGCGGGGGATGGGCGAGGATGTAG
- the murA gene encoding UDP-N-acetylglucosamine 1-carboxyvinyltransferase, with the protein MDKFLITGGRPLTGTIHVSGAKNSALPCMAAAILTEGDVILENIPQVRDIDTERKLLASMGAEVELWDDGDIRRTRIRCATLSDPVAKYEIVKTMRASSLVLGPLVARTGLARVAMPGGCAIGGRPIDLHLKGLEKMGAAITTQHGYIEARADRLRGAHIVFDKITVTGTEDLLMAAVLADGETVMENCAREPEVIDLAALLTAMGARIHGAGTSTIRVQGVTSLSGARHRIFPDRIEAGTFLIAGAITAGDLIVADCNISHLGALIAKLQEVGVRVDTLGREAVRVRSTSSPLQAADISTEEYPGFPTDMQAQYMALATQADGVSIVKENIFENRFMHVQELARMGANIRVEGRTATVRGKSRLSATNVMCSDLRASASLVLAALVADGQSVLDRVYHMDRGYERIEEKLRAVGAKIARVSNVPAPQSEEALAG; encoded by the coding sequence ATGGACAAATTCCTCATCACCGGCGGCCGTCCGCTCACCGGAACCATCCACGTCTCCGGCGCGAAGAACTCCGCACTCCCCTGCATGGCCGCCGCCATCCTCACTGAGGGCGACGTCATCCTCGAAAACATCCCCCAGGTCCGCGACATCGACACCGAGCGCAAGCTCCTCGCCTCCATGGGCGCTGAAGTCGAGCTATGGGACGACGGCGACATCCGCCGCACGCGCATCCGCTGCGCCACGCTCTCTGACCCCGTCGCCAAGTACGAAATCGTCAAGACCATGCGCGCCTCCTCGCTCGTGCTTGGACCTCTCGTCGCCCGCACCGGCCTCGCCCGCGTCGCCATGCCTGGCGGATGCGCCATCGGAGGCCGCCCCATCGACCTCCACCTCAAAGGCCTTGAGAAGATGGGCGCCGCCATCACCACCCAGCACGGATACATCGAAGCCCGCGCCGACCGCCTCCGCGGCGCGCACATCGTCTTCGACAAAATCACCGTCACGGGCACTGAAGACCTCCTCATGGCCGCCGTCCTCGCCGACGGCGAAACCGTCATGGAGAACTGCGCCCGCGAGCCTGAAGTCATCGACCTCGCCGCGCTCCTCACCGCCATGGGCGCGCGCATCCACGGCGCCGGAACCTCCACCATCCGCGTCCAGGGAGTCACCTCGCTCTCCGGCGCGCGCCACCGCATCTTCCCCGATCGCATCGAAGCCGGAACCTTCCTCATCGCCGGAGCCATCACCGCCGGCGACCTCATCGTCGCCGACTGCAACATCTCGCACCTCGGCGCGCTCATCGCCAAGCTGCAAGAGGTCGGCGTCCGCGTCGACACCCTCGGCCGCGAAGCCGTTCGAGTGCGAAGCACCAGCAGCCCCCTCCAGGCCGCCGACATCTCCACCGAGGAGTACCCCGGCTTCCCCACCGACATGCAGGCACAATACATGGCCCTCGCCACCCAGGCCGACGGCGTCTCCATCGTCAAAGAAAATATCTTCGAAAACCGCTTCATGCACGTGCAGGAGTTAGCGCGCATGGGCGCCAACATACGCGTAGAAGGACGCACCGCCACCGTCCGCGGTAAGTCGCGCCTCTCCGCCACCAATGTCATGTGCAGCGACCTGCGCGCCAGCGCATCGCTCGTGTTAGCCGCCCTGGTCGCCGACGGCCAATCCGTATTAGACCGCGTCTACCACATGGACCGCGGCTACGAGCGCATAGAAGAGAAGCTAAGAGCAGTAGGCGCCAAAATCGCCAGAGTCAGCAACGTCCCCGCCCCCCAGAGCGAAGAAGCCCTAGCCGGCTGA
- a CDS encoding HAD family hydrolase: MSIRAVIFDYGMVLTGQPVQAAHEGMVRISGLPVDEFEKHYWADRHAYDEGKLSGVTFWQKFRQETGLALTDQQLDELNHLDARMWTTSDPQMLAWHDQLKARGIKTAILSNMGDSVLEHIEREFAWIHGFDALVWSYQLGMAKPAPEIYRHALEKLGTRAEETLFLDDKQVNIDAARELGIEGLLFTNVDQLRRDLVSLGFDRDLPLPA, translated from the coding sequence TTGAGCATTCGTGCGGTGATCTTTGACTACGGAATGGTGTTGACCGGGCAGCCTGTGCAAGCGGCTCATGAGGGCATGGTGCGGATCTCGGGGCTGCCGGTGGATGAGTTCGAGAAGCACTACTGGGCGGACAGGCACGCGTATGACGAAGGCAAGTTGAGCGGGGTCACGTTCTGGCAGAAGTTCAGACAGGAAACCGGGCTTGCGTTGACCGATCAGCAACTGGATGAGTTGAACCATCTGGATGCGAGGATGTGGACGACGTCCGATCCGCAGATGCTGGCGTGGCATGACCAGTTGAAGGCGCGCGGGATCAAGACGGCAATTCTGTCGAACATGGGCGACTCGGTGCTGGAGCATATTGAGCGCGAGTTTGCGTGGATTCATGGATTCGACGCGCTGGTGTGGTCGTATCAGTTGGGGATGGCGAAGCCTGCTCCGGAGATTTATCGGCATGCGCTGGAGAAGCTGGGGACGCGGGCGGAGGAGACTCTGTTCCTGGATGACAAGCAAGTGAACATTGATGCGGCTCGGGAGCTGGGCATTGAGGGGCTGCTGTTCACGAATGTCGATCAGTTGCGGCGGGACCTGGTGAGCCTGGGGTTCGATCGGGATCTGCCGCTGCCGGCGTAG
- a CDS encoding pyridoxal phosphate-dependent aminotransferase, with translation MQFSQRTNWNTEETDLARAHRERLRAGLPTIDLTASNPTRCGFEYPADLLDALRNPRALDYDPDPRGMLLAREAVSAYYADHGAQVSPHQVILTTSTSEAYSYLFRLLCDPGSEILVPQPGYPLFDFLAALDDVRLQTAPLVYDHGWQIDPEGFRRAITPATRAIVLVHPNNPTGHFTRTWEARELAALCREHNLSLIVDEVFLDYPFDPANRPATFAAGLEGVPVFVVSGLSKICGLPQMKAAWIVATGPERTAALDRLEVIADTFLSMNAPVQTALPAWLAGRATIQQQILARVTANLAELDRQLAGDRIVRRLIVEGGWYAVLRIAAVQPDEVTVRRLLDLGVWIHPGHFFGLPPSGWLVLSLLTPEPDFRKGVNTLLTI, from the coding sequence ATGCAGTTCTCGCAACGAACCAACTGGAACACCGAAGAAACCGACCTCGCCCGCGCCCATCGCGAGCGTCTCCGCGCCGGCCTGCCCACAATCGACCTCACCGCTTCCAATCCCACTCGCTGCGGATTCGAATACCCCGCAGACCTCCTCGACGCGCTGCGCAATCCCCGCGCCCTCGACTACGACCCCGACCCCCGCGGCATGCTTCTTGCCCGCGAAGCCGTCTCCGCCTACTACGCCGACCACGGCGCGCAGGTCTCGCCCCACCAGGTCATCCTCACCACCAGCACCAGCGAGGCCTACAGCTACCTCTTCCGCCTGCTCTGCGATCCCGGCAGCGAGATCCTCGTCCCCCAGCCCGGCTACCCGCTCTTCGACTTCCTCGCCGCCCTCGACGACGTGCGCCTCCAAACCGCGCCGCTCGTCTACGACCACGGCTGGCAAATCGACCCCGAAGGCTTCCGCCGCGCCATCACTCCCGCCACCCGCGCCATCGTCCTCGTCCATCCCAACAACCCCACCGGCCACTTCACTCGAACCTGGGAGGCAAGGGAACTGGCCGCCCTCTGCCGCGAACACAACCTCTCCCTCATCGTCGACGAGGTCTTCCTCGACTACCCCTTCGATCCAGCCAACCGCCCCGCGACGTTCGCCGCCGGCCTCGAAGGCGTCCCCGTCTTCGTCGTCTCCGGACTCAGCAAGATCTGCGGCCTTCCCCAAATGAAAGCCGCCTGGATCGTCGCCACCGGTCCCGAGCGCACCGCCGCACTCGACCGCCTCGAAGTCATCGCCGACACGTTCCTATCCATGAATGCGCCCGTGCAGACCGCCCTCCCCGCCTGGCTTGCTGGTCGCGCGACCATTCAGCAGCAGATCCTCGCCCGTGTCACCGCGAACCTGGCCGAGTTAGACCGCCAACTCGCCGGTGATCGCATCGTCCGCCGGCTCATTGTCGAAGGAGGATGGTACGCGGTGCTCCGCATCGCCGCAGTGCAGCCAGATGAAGTCACAGTCCGTCGCCTCCTCGACCTCGGCGTCTGGATCCATCCCGGCCACTTCTTCGGCCTGCCGCCGTCGGGCTGGCTTGTCCTCAGCCTGCTCACTCCCGAACCCGACTTTCGTAAGGGAGTGAACACGTTACTAACTATTTAG
- a CDS encoding eCIS core domain-containing protein: MERASQQAQTQTTATPEQTRAATPESARAQPSPAYFGNRAALRRLAAGNPILQRSLLPQAAALQVSRKCAHCEEEEAAVQRKESGAEQARPATAPPSVHEALAGSGQPLDPATRAFMEPRFGSSFDQVRIHTGAQPSDSARAVGASAYTVGRDIVFATGHYAPDTAKGRRLLAHELTHVLQQNSGPVARRLQRDLIYGSDYKRPYSDDATETRSSEAGTWYPATIDFSATASSSGGGSGAPTFDDLIKAIKAKGTGSITSLGIIGHATTDLISLSGTITTNPANVTFTGGGVIDSAGIKAKMADITAVRDRFAAGAKIVLYGCHAGIGNSLMADLSSAFQVCVEGFSDEVWWCITWQGGTRKIISRGRTYVDTSGMMAAGLVPKDCQGTFGADITTLKPDKKDCSGVPKTAPAQPNPGKQSADSESAAPDAAPEQAAPAIQTKLEINTPGDAFEQEADQVADRVMRMVEPGALSGAVSAAPPLIQREEAEADIGALTNKIEQMVRPGNDEKGALDKLKAMDMAVLLKVVEQLFDDGSGSSGDEGKQNSYTVLGIDILPPDAREAGPGDSLTVAERTRLRAAWDAAPTRKLRNPTKGDPGTNPTLSQSRDKSGGTAMARPGDWGEDPGGNTWVCHTDGIRSYFASGIASDFRTSTWLGNNPSNFDYTALTKRAISSFHWGKGPHHFAIYFTEDDASADLKERVKPAGTILNYIKTHLGNNPKDKNRSPEEYIADMNRVLTEKINGGDSTVSWTDDAAKWANMMRGFKSAEGWKVGTTITAGNVKTLSSKAQDAALIAYYQKLLGVGP, translated from the coding sequence ATGGAACGGGCGAGCCAGCAGGCCCAGACACAGACGACCGCCACACCGGAGCAGACCCGCGCCGCCACGCCCGAATCCGCGCGGGCCCAGCCTTCCCCCGCCTACTTCGGCAACCGCGCAGCATTGCGCCGCCTCGCCGCGGGCAATCCCATCCTCCAGCGCAGCCTCCTGCCACAAGCCGCTGCTCTGCAGGTGAGTCGCAAGTGCGCCCACTGCGAGGAGGAAGAAGCCGCAGTCCAGCGCAAGGAAAGCGGCGCAGAACAGGCCCGCCCAGCCACGGCTCCGCCCTCGGTTCATGAAGCATTGGCCGGCTCCGGCCAGCCTCTCGATCCTGCGACGCGCGCCTTCATGGAGCCTCGCTTCGGAAGCAGCTTCGACCAGGTCCGCATCCACACCGGCGCTCAGCCGTCAGACTCGGCCCGCGCCGTCGGCGCTTCCGCCTACACCGTCGGCCGCGACATCGTCTTCGCCACCGGACACTACGCACCCGACACCGCAAAAGGCCGCCGCCTGCTGGCGCACGAGCTGACTCACGTGCTGCAGCAAAACTCCGGGCCCGTGGCCCGCCGGCTGCAGCGCGACCTCATCTACGGCAGCGACTACAAACGCCCGTACTCCGACGACGCCACGGAGACACGCAGCTCTGAAGCCGGAACCTGGTATCCGGCAACGATCGACTTTTCGGCCACGGCGAGCAGTTCCGGAGGCGGCTCCGGCGCTCCGACGTTCGACGATCTGATCAAAGCCATCAAGGCCAAGGGAACGGGCTCCATCACCTCGCTCGGCATCATCGGCCACGCCACAACAGATCTGATTTCGCTGAGCGGGACCATCACAACGAATCCGGCGAACGTCACGTTCACGGGCGGCGGCGTGATCGACTCCGCTGGGATCAAGGCGAAGATGGCTGACATCACGGCGGTGCGCGACCGCTTCGCAGCGGGCGCGAAGATCGTGCTCTATGGCTGCCACGCCGGCATCGGCAACTCGCTGATGGCCGATTTGAGCAGCGCGTTCCAGGTGTGCGTTGAAGGCTTCTCCGATGAGGTGTGGTGGTGTATCACCTGGCAGGGCGGCACACGCAAGATCATCTCGCGTGGGCGCACCTATGTGGACACGAGCGGCATGATGGCCGCCGGGCTGGTGCCGAAGGATTGCCAAGGAACGTTCGGCGCCGATATCACCACACTCAAGCCTGACAAGAAAGACTGCTCGGGTGTTCCGAAGACGGCACCGGCGCAGCCCAATCCCGGGAAGCAGAGCGCGGATTCGGAATCGGCTGCGCCGGATGCAGCTCCTGAGCAGGCGGCGCCTGCGATTCAGACCAAGCTGGAGATCAACACGCCGGGCGATGCGTTCGAGCAGGAGGCAGACCAGGTTGCGGATCGGGTGATGCGGATGGTGGAGCCGGGTGCGCTGTCGGGTGCGGTGTCGGCCGCTCCGCCGCTGATTCAGCGTGAAGAGGCGGAGGCGGATATCGGCGCACTGACCAACAAGATCGAGCAAATGGTGCGGCCGGGGAACGATGAGAAGGGCGCGCTCGACAAGCTCAAGGCGATGGACATGGCGGTCCTGCTGAAGGTCGTCGAGCAGCTTTTCGACGATGGCAGCGGGAGCTCCGGTGATGAGGGGAAGCAGAACTCGTACACCGTTCTTGGCATCGATATTCTGCCGCCGGATGCGCGCGAGGCAGGTCCGGGCGACAGCCTCACCGTCGCTGAGCGAACACGGCTCAGAGCTGCGTGGGATGCGGCTCCGACCAGGAAGCTGCGCAATCCGACGAAAGGCGATCCAGGGACGAATCCGACGCTTTCGCAGTCACGCGACAAGTCTGGTGGCACGGCTATGGCGCGGCCGGGCGACTGGGGCGAGGATCCGGGAGGCAACACGTGGGTTTGCCACACGGATGGCATACGCAGCTACTTTGCCAGCGGGATTGCGAGCGACTTCAGGACTTCGACCTGGCTCGGCAACAATCCCAGCAACTTCGACTACACGGCGTTGACGAAGCGGGCGATCAGCTCGTTTCACTGGGGAAAAGGCCCGCACCACTTCGCTATCTATTTCACGGAGGATGATGCGAGCGCGGATCTGAAGGAGCGCGTGAAGCCGGCGGGGACCATTCTGAACTACATCAAGACTCACCTGGGGAACAATCCCAAGGACAAGAACCGGAGTCCGGAAGAGTACATCGCGGATATGAATCGTGTGCTGACGGAGAAGATCAATGGAGGCGATTCGACGGTGTCTTGGACGGACGATGCGGCGAAGTGGGCCAACATGATGAGGGGTTTCAAGTCGGCTGAGGGATGGAAGGTTGGGACTACGATCACGGCTGGAAACGTGAAGACGCTGTCTTCGAAGGCGCAGGACGCGGCGCTGATTGCGTATTACCAGAAGCTGCTTGGCGTCGGGCCGTAG
- a CDS encoding beta-glucosidase gives MDSSTKKMLQRAGALAAGAVLMAGLAAMAQSVPVVTGDARVDKLLSQMTLEEKLTLIHGTQEDPKVYQGQAGYLAGIPRLKIPSLRFADGPPGVLTRVPSQGETATMGVAATFSVKDAEDNGLVIGREDRALGIDVSLQPFVNIDRDLEFGRGYNTFGEDPYLTSVMGVAEVKGIQSQHVMAQIKHYVGYDSDNENTYIDDQTLHEVYVAPFDAAVKADVSSIMCSYNKLNDVFACGNKDTMTGILRDELGFKGFVTSDWGAVHSVDFIKAGLDMEMPGEPDPNNHGFSIPSFFDSRPVPPPPAPGAMGDIGDMFGGHIPEEPKPAGFGGGNWGVKLDPKKMPEALKDGTVTEADVTRAAGRVLYEIVHFGYMDGLHKHEVTPQAIEANAKIIEKTGEDAAVLLKNEGNVLPLKSNDLESVVLIGPTAAQVDSIGINGERSVGLPQRQVGPLAAMRKISGNADIQFAVADDMTGTTIPANLLSHDGKPGLARSGGGAEKVDPQLNFTTKAGNALPPNSTVTWKGTLNVPKDGEYWIYLQAMGTNASLKLDGKKFAATGAFQGGVHGDILQANQDNVVPTTDNLDNVRRSIELKAGEHAIEISTSSDTSNAPVQVRLNWYTPEQRQSDHDAAIAAAKNAKTAVVFAWTRLSPVFGLPGDQNKLIEEIAAVNPNTVVVLNTSQPVALPWVDKVKGVLEMWWPGDEGGWATANILLGKTSPAGRLPVTWGKRLEDYAATDPKHPERSKRAPDKKTIYSEGVNVGYRWFDKENIEPLFAFGHGLSYTTFEYSDLKVGKLQDGGLDVTVKIKNTGSVASDEVPQVYIGAPSQIPEGVQFATRALAAFDRVHIGTGQTKTVTMHVPERQLQYWSIKNKKWVTVTAKRTVSVGGSSRNLPLKQEIN, from the coding sequence ATGGATTCATCGACGAAGAAGATGCTGCAACGCGCCGGCGCATTGGCCGCGGGAGCAGTGCTGATGGCGGGGCTGGCAGCGATGGCGCAATCGGTTCCGGTGGTGACGGGCGATGCGCGCGTGGACAAGCTGCTGAGCCAGATGACGCTGGAAGAGAAGCTGACGCTGATTCACGGGACGCAGGAAGATCCGAAGGTCTACCAGGGACAGGCTGGATATCTGGCGGGGATTCCGCGGCTGAAGATTCCCAGCTTGCGATTTGCCGATGGGCCGCCGGGCGTGCTGACCCGGGTTCCGTCGCAGGGCGAGACGGCGACGATGGGCGTGGCCGCCACGTTCAGCGTGAAAGACGCTGAGGACAACGGGCTGGTGATCGGGCGCGAAGATCGCGCGCTCGGCATTGATGTGAGCCTGCAGCCGTTCGTGAATATCGATCGCGATCTTGAGTTTGGTCGCGGGTATAACACGTTTGGCGAAGATCCTTACCTGACGAGCGTGATGGGCGTGGCCGAGGTGAAGGGCATCCAGTCGCAGCATGTGATGGCGCAGATCAAGCACTACGTGGGCTACGACTCGGATAACGAGAACACGTATATCGATGACCAGACGCTGCATGAAGTGTATGTGGCGCCGTTTGATGCGGCGGTGAAGGCGGATGTGTCGTCGATCATGTGCTCGTATAACAAGCTGAATGACGTGTTCGCTTGCGGCAACAAGGACACGATGACGGGGATTCTGCGCGACGAGCTTGGTTTCAAGGGATTTGTGACGTCGGATTGGGGCGCGGTGCACTCGGTGGATTTCATCAAGGCCGGGCTGGATATGGAGATGCCGGGCGAGCCTGATCCAAACAATCATGGATTTTCGATTCCGTCGTTCTTCGATTCAAGGCCGGTGCCTCCGCCGCCCGCGCCGGGTGCGATGGGAGATATTGGCGACATGTTTGGGGGGCATATTCCCGAGGAGCCGAAGCCGGCCGGATTTGGTGGCGGCAACTGGGGCGTGAAGCTCGACCCGAAGAAGATGCCGGAAGCGCTGAAGGACGGCACGGTTACGGAAGCCGATGTGACGCGCGCGGCGGGACGCGTGCTGTATGAGATTGTGCACTTCGGCTACATGGATGGGCTGCACAAGCACGAGGTGACTCCGCAGGCCATCGAGGCGAATGCCAAGATTATCGAGAAGACGGGTGAGGACGCGGCGGTGCTGCTGAAGAATGAGGGCAACGTGCTTCCGCTGAAGTCGAACGACCTGGAGTCGGTTGTGCTGATTGGACCGACGGCGGCTCAAGTGGATTCGATCGGGATCAACGGCGAGCGTTCAGTGGGACTGCCGCAGAGGCAGGTGGGTCCGCTGGCGGCGATGCGGAAGATTTCGGGCAATGCGGATATTCAGTTCGCGGTGGCCGATGACATGACGGGCACGACGATTCCGGCGAATCTGCTGAGCCACGATGGGAAGCCGGGTCTGGCGCGGTCGGGCGGCGGAGCGGAGAAGGTTGATCCGCAGTTGAACTTCACGACGAAGGCCGGCAATGCGCTCCCGCCGAATTCGACTGTGACGTGGAAAGGCACGCTGAATGTGCCGAAGGATGGCGAGTACTGGATCTATCTGCAGGCGATGGGCACGAATGCAAGCCTGAAACTCGACGGCAAGAAGTTCGCGGCGACGGGCGCATTTCAGGGAGGCGTGCACGGGGACATTCTGCAGGCTAACCAGGACAACGTTGTTCCGACCACGGACAATTTGGACAATGTGCGGCGTTCGATCGAGCTGAAGGCCGGCGAGCACGCGATTGAGATCAGCACGTCTTCGGATACTTCGAATGCGCCGGTGCAGGTGCGGCTGAACTGGTATACGCCGGAGCAGCGCCAGAGCGATCACGATGCGGCGATTGCTGCGGCGAAGAATGCGAAGACGGCAGTGGTGTTTGCGTGGACGCGGTTGTCGCCGGTGTTTGGATTGCCGGGCGACCAGAACAAGCTGATTGAAGAGATTGCCGCGGTGAATCCGAATACGGTGGTCGTGCTCAATACGAGCCAGCCAGTCGCGCTGCCGTGGGTGGACAAGGTGAAGGGCGTGCTCGAGATGTGGTGGCCGGGCGATGAAGGCGGCTGGGCAACGGCCAATATCCTGCTGGGCAAGACGAGTCCCGCGGGACGGCTGCCGGTGACCTGGGGCAAGCGGCTCGAGGATTACGCGGCGACGGATCCGAAGCACCCCGAGCGCAGCAAGCGGGCGCCGGATAAGAAGACGATCTACAGCGAAGGCGTGAACGTGGGATACCGGTGGTTCGACAAGGAGAACATTGAGCCGCTGTTCGCGTTCGGGCATGGACTGAGCTATACGACGTTCGAGTACTCGGACCTGAAGGTGGGCAAGCTGCAAGATGGCGGGCTCGACGTGACGGTGAAGATCAAGAACACGGGCAGCGTGGCGTCGGATGAGGTGCCGCAGGTGTATATCGGCGCGCCGAGCCAGATTCCGGAAGGCGTGCAGTTTGCGACACGCGCACTGGCTGCGTTCGATCGCGTGCATATTGGGACGGGACAGACGAAGACCGTGACAATGCATGTGCCGGAACGGCAGCTGCAGTACTGGTCGATCAAGAACAAGAAGTGGGTGACGGTGACGGCGAAGCGCACGGTGAGCGTGGGCGGGTCGTCGCGGAATCTGCCGTTGAAGCAGGAGATCAACTAG